In Chitinophagaceae bacterium, the DNA window GAGTACGAAGTTTCACATGATGAGATGACCTGCCCATGTCATGGCAGTCATTATGATATTTCCGGAAATGTAACCATGGGACCCGCCTCCTCACCACTGCAACAATATGCTACTCAACTAATCGGAACACAATTGCATGTATTTGAGCCATAAGGGTGATGCCTGACGCCAAATGATTAACGTTCTTTAATTGATTACTTTGCAAGAAAAAATTGTATGGGTTTTCTAAACAAATTATTTGGCGGAGCCAAAGAAGAAGGACAAGGCATGGCTGCTCAATTGATGTCGCAACTGACCACAGATTTGAAGCTCACAGGCGAACAGCTTGAAAAGATGAAAGGCGCTTTTCAGCAGTTTCGTGAAAAGCGCAAAGCTGCCAAGGCAAGTGGTGGCGATATGAAATCGCAGATGCAAGGTGTGAAGCAGGAATTAAAAGCGCAGATCCAGGGATTGCTTTCTGAAGAACAGAAGAAAAAGTTCATGGCGAATATCGAGCAGTACAAGGATTTTTTCCAGAAGTAGCCGAGGCTACAAACAATTAAGCCGGAGAGGTTTGTTGAAGTTGTATTGACGCCAGAATTTCTTCTACATAACTTCTGTCATTACTAAGGCGGGGAACTTTGTTTTGCCCGCCAAGTTTTCCTTTCGATTTCAACCAGTTATAAAAAGTATTTGGTTGGACTATATGAATTACAGGAAGCTGCAAGGCAAGATCATGCGATCTCTTGGCATCGTAATCTGAATTTACGGAACGCAAGGCTTCATCAAGCACTTTTGCAAAATGCAGAGCGTCTTCCGGCGGCTTAGAAAATTCAATCAGCCATTCATGTCCTCCGCGATGCGCTACTGTGAGATAAATAGGAGCTACTGTATAATCATTTACCACGGCACCGGTTAAATTGCAGGCTTCTGCCAGTGCGCGATCGGTATTGTCAACAATCACTTCTTCACCAAAGGCATTGATGAAATGTTTTAATCTTCCGGTTACCTGGATTCTGTATGGGCGCACTGAAGTGAATCTGATAGTATCACCCACCACGTATCGCCACAGCCCGCCATTGGTAGAGATCACCAAACCATAATTCTCACCAACGATAACTTCATGTAAAAAAATGGTCCGGGGTTCTTTATTTCCAAATTCGGAAGAAGGTATAAATTCATAGAAAATGCCATTATTCAGGTGCAGCAGAAGGTCATCATCTTCCAATCCGTATTGAAAACCAAAAAAACCTTCAGAGGCATTATAAGTTTCATAGTAGTACATGTTATTGGACCTGATCAGTGACCGGAATTCTTCCCGATAGGGCTTGAAGCTGACACCTCCGTGAATGTATAACTCAAGATTTGGCCATACTTCTTTCAGGTTGTTTTTGCCGCTGATATCGAATAGCCTTTTTATGAGCAGCATAGTCCAGGTCGGTACGCCTGAAAGATTGGTTACATCTTCATTCACCGTTGCATTGGCCAATGCTTCCAGTTTTTTTTCCCAGTCATCCATCAGGGCAACCGTAAGATCAGGAGTGCGGTACCACTGCGCGAAGAATGACATGTTTTGAAGCAATACCGCAGAGAGATCACCGTAAGCCGAATTTTTATTCATCGGGTTGATCTGATGGCTTCCACCTACAATCAATCCTTTTCCACTAAGGAGCTTCGTGTCCGGATTTGCATTGCAATAAGCAGACAACAGATCAATAGCGCCGCGATAATGACAATCTTCAATAGACTCCGCTGTCATCGGAATAAATTTGCTTTTATCTGATGTGGTGCCTGAAGATTTTGAAAACCATTTTACGGGAGTATTCCACAGCACATTCTGTTCCCCATCCATGATACGTTGAATGAATGGTTTGAGGGAGTCATAATCCTGCAGTGGAACACGTTTCCTGAAATCTTCAGCGTAACGAATACCGTTATAGTCATGTGTTTTGCCCCAATCCGTGTCTTTTCCTGCTGTGATGAGTGCCTGAAAAACTTTCTGTTGCGCATCCAATGGATATTCCATCCACAGCTCAATCTGATTGATGCGCTGGCGTAGAAACCATTGTACTATGGGAGAGAAGACAAACAAATCTGAATCGAAGGGTGAATTAAAATAAATGCAAAAAAGTTATTTCTGAAAGATGGTAAAGAAAATTGAAAAAAAATATTTACAGAGATTATTCAGGAGTTATATGACAGTGTTTTTCCGCCTCAGTTCAAAATTACGGCCGAGATAAACTTTGCGTACCTGTTCATCTGCAGCCAGTTCTTCGGCAGTTCCCTGTTTTAAAATTTTTCCTTCAAAGAGCAAGTAAGCACGATCAGTAATGGATAAAGTTTCCTGCACATTGTGATCCGTTATCAGGATGCCGATGTTTTTAAATTTCAGTTTGGCAACAATAACCTGGATATCTTCTACTGCAATCGGATCAATGCCGGCAAAGGGTTCGTCAAGCAATATAAATTTCGGATCAACAGCCAGCGCGCGGGCAATTTCTGTTCTTCTTCTTTCACCACCTGATAACAAGTCGCCGCGATTTTTCCGGACATGATTCAATCCGAATTCATCCAGCAGTATTTCAAGTTTTTCTTTTTGTTCTTTTTTTGATAACCGAGTCATTTCCAGTACTGCAGCCACATTATCTTCTACGGTAAGTTTTCTGAAGATGGATGCTTCCTGTGGAAGGTAACCAATGCCTTCCTGTGCACGCTTGTACATGGGCTGATGCGTGATGTCGAGCTGATCAAGTAATATCTTGCCTTCATCAGGGCGAACAAGTCCAACTGTCATATAAAACGTAGTTGTTTTCCCGGCGCCATTAGGGCCAAGCAGTCCGACAATCTCACCCTGTTCTACATACACAGAAACATGATCCACTACTTTTCGCTGGCGGTAGGCTTTTACGAGGTTTTCTGTTCGGAGGATCATGAGAGTAGTGAGTGAAGGTCGAGAGTCCTTAGTCTTTAGTCGTTAGTTGGTCATTGGTCATTTATTTCATCGGCACATTGGCTTCCTTCACATCCTTCACCGTCATCTCAATCCGCTTTTTATCATTCCATTCATTTTCATCAAGGTTGTAGCAGATATCAAAGGGTTGCTTGCTTTTTACTAAGGGAAGAAATGAACCCATTCCAAAACCAATACCATTTAATGATCCAATGCCTTTCTTAAGTGAGAACTTCAAATGATCTGTGCCTACAATGCGCGACCAGTTGGTGTCTTCCACACATGAAGTCATGAAAACCGGTTTCATGTTTTGCGGACCAAACGGAGCGAATTGTTTCAGCATGCTGTAAAATTTGGGGGTTATATCTTCCATTTCCAATACTGCATTGATCTCAATTTCAGGTGTAAGG includes these proteins:
- a CDS encoding GH3 auxin-responsive promoter family protein, with product MEYPLDAQQKVFQALITAGKDTDWGKTHDYNGIRYAEDFRKRVPLQDYDSLKPFIQRIMDGEQNVLWNTPVKWFSKSSGTTSDKSKFIPMTAESIEDCHYRGAIDLLSAYCNANPDTKLLSGKGLIVGGSHQINPMNKNSAYGDLSAVLLQNMSFFAQWYRTPDLTVALMDDWEKKLEALANATVNEDVTNLSGVPTWTMLLIKRLFDISGKNNLKEVWPNLELYIHGGVSFKPYREEFRSLIRSNNMYYYETYNASEGFFGFQYGLEDDDLLLHLNNGIFYEFIPSSEFGNKEPRTIFLHEVIVGENYGLVISTNGGLWRYVVGDTIRFTSVRPYRIQVTGRLKHFINAFGEEVIVDNTDRALAEACNLTGAVVNDYTVAPIYLTVAHRGGHEWLIEFSKPPEDALHFAKVLDEALRSVNSDYDAKRSHDLALQLPVIHIVQPNTFYNWLKSKGKLGGQNKVPRLSNDRSYVEEILASIQLQQTSPA
- the lptB gene encoding LPS export ABC transporter ATP-binding protein, giving the protein MILRTENLVKAYRQRKVVDHVSVYVEQGEIVGLLGPNGAGKTTTFYMTVGLVRPDEGKILLDQLDITHQPMYKRAQEGIGYLPQEASIFRKLTVEDNVAAVLEMTRLSKKEQKEKLEILLDEFGLNHVRKNRGDLLSGGERRRTEIARALAVDPKFILLDEPFAGIDPIAVEDIQVIVAKLKFKNIGILITDHNVQETLSITDRAYLLFEGKILKQGTAEELAADEQVRKVYLGRNFELRRKNTVI